TGTTGGTTACCTATAGATACTAATTCCGTTTCTTTTCCTAGCGATTCACTATGAAACATTTCTACGAAATTTGTTCAATATCACTAGGGAAAAGATTTTCTAAAATATCACCGCTGTGTAAACGAACATCAATACTTGGTAAAGGATCTTCTGGCATCTGCACAAGGCGTACGACTACTCCGCTTTGCCCGTGATAATCTTCATACTCTTCAGCCGAACTTAACAGCCTTACTTTTTGCAATAATTTGAATGACATAGCTAAAGCACCTTTATGGGAACCATATCTGGTTGAGGAACGGATTGATATTTCTGACCTTGCAGTAAGCATCCACCCTTATCATGACGAGTACCGCCCATCTGCTTGAAGTAGAATTTTGTATTATATTTTTTGCATAGCATGCGAAGCCCATCCGCCCATTTAGGGTCCATAGGGCGACAATTATGACCAGATTCGCCGCCAACAATCAGCCAATCTATCGCATTTAATGAAACGTCATTGATCTCTTCTAAAAGAGGTTCAGCAGAGAGGAAGCGCACTTTGGCAGGAATATTCTTAAGAATCTCTATTCTAGGATAACCATGTTTCTTATTTTCAACTGATACGCCGAGCCAAACATTAGGGTAGCCATCGCCCCAATCATGGGGTAAATACTTTGCAATGTTTACGGCTCTTTTTGTTAATAGGAGCCAATCAAGGTTTTCTGTTCTTTTAATTAACTCCCACAACCTACTTCTAGTTTGGGGAGGTATTTTTTTATCGAAAACATCACACATACTCCCACAGAAAACCCTAGGGCGAGAAATAGCGCCTTGCTCCTTTCTGTTCCAAACAAGTGGTTTTCTCCAATTACTTTCCGAAGTAACCCTACGAGGAGCGCTCTTCTGCCACTGCACTCCTCCAAATCTCTTATCCCACGATTCTGCGTAGCAATTATCACAACCAGGCGAAACCTTCTCACAACCAATAACAGGATTGAACGTGTAATTTGCCCAGCTGATCAAAGTATTCTCACCCATTATGCAAACCTCTTACTAGAGCGCAGCTGTCCTGCAGATATAAAACTTGGTGAGTTCTTTATTTCCAGAAGCAGCCTTGCTCTTTCTTCCGGAGAAATATAAATTGGCTGAACATCAAGATCTACAAGTGGGGACGTATCCAGATCATACGAGCTATTAGCTGCCTCAACAGGAACATCCTGTCCAGGGGGCGCTTCGACACCTGCCAAAACATTAAGCTCATTACGTAAGTAAGAAATCGTTTCAGTTAAATCGGAAATTTTCGATTCATCATGAGTCGAAAACGAAAAATTCTTTTTTAGCTCTTCTGAAAACCTCATGATTGTGGATTCGATATTTTCAACGTCGATATCCTCAGCCGTTTCCACCCACTGCTTAGCTCTCTCTAAGTATGTTTTCGTCATAACGCTACCTCTTCAACAATAAGTTCATTTGAAGCGAAATTAGCATCCACAATAAATGGGTCAAATTTGATGGAAACACTTTCAAAAGAATAATCCCTGAATGCTAGTAAGCAGAAATAAATTGTTTTGAAAAGTGAAAAAAAACACCAAACATGCTCTTAAAGAGCGTGAATAAAGCATGAAATCAGCTTGCATAGTCGGAGAAGCGATATAAGTTAATACAAGCGGGCGTCATTATTGGCAAAAAAAGCTCTTCGAGCTGCAAAGCTCTATTATCATCGAAGGCTTCCAGCAATAAATCGCGATAAGAATCATTAATTTTCAAGCCGTAACAAAGCTTCTGAAACGTTTCCTCAATCCCTTTCCTTCTAGGACTAAACGATCTCAATTCGGTAGACACATCCATTATATAGCTCAGATCCTGACTTGTTTGCATACTGTAAATTAAGTGCAGCAGGGAGGTTTGAATCAATAAGGCCTCATTGGTAGTTACCTTTAACTGGCCAAGGTCTGAATCAAAAAGCTGTCCCACAAGGCTCTCAAAATTTTCGTTGCTACAGTCGTTAATCCCAAGCCTCTCAGATAGCCTATAGATAAACGCAGGCAGCAAGTTCGTTAGCTTCATGGTCTGGTAATGCCTTATAGCAATTACCAAACAGAA
This DNA window, taken from Teredinibacter purpureus, encodes the following:
- a CDS encoding DUF5131 family protein, producing the protein MGENTLISWANYTFNPVIGCEKVSPGCDNCYAESWDKRFGGVQWQKSAPRRVTSESNWRKPLVWNRKEQGAISRPRVFCGSMCDVFDKKIPPQTRSRLWELIKRTENLDWLLLTKRAVNIAKYLPHDWGDGYPNVWLGVSVENKKHGYPRIEILKNIPAKVRFLSAEPLLEEINDVSLNAIDWLIVGGESGHNCRPMDPKWADGLRMLCKKYNTKFYFKQMGGTRHDKGGCLLQGQKYQSVPQPDMVPIKVL